The Opitutus sp. ER46 genome contains a region encoding:
- a CDS encoding alpha-amylase family glycosyl hydrolase, whose translation MRRFSLAWRLGAALLVGLTCAALGVSAAEKPQPCPEQTAIGMPDWVRHAVVYEVNIRQYSEAGTLAAVTADLPRIRGLGVDVLWLMPIHPIGEQNRKGPLGSYYSIRDYLAVNPEFGTKEDFRQLVTAAHAQGLRVILDWVGNHTSWDNPMAKEHPEYYVRDAKGVFQPPTGFDWTDVIQLDFANPAVLEAQYAQMAYWVKEFGVNGYRCDFATGVPTSYWDALFAKLRQLRPDLFLLSESELPQHQLKAFNVNYAFSMAETFDAVAQGRAGVSHLDDNLAAMRATFPAGAARLYYTSNHDRNSWDGTEFERLGGGAAPLAVLTYVIDGVPLIYNGQEIGLDRRLQFFERDPIVWRSHPLTGFYRTLNQLKRTHPALATGAAMRRIATTRNDALYALVREAQGQRVVALLNLTARDVNDVTAYDPALAGNWQDVFTSEKVTFKATTPLALKAWQFRVLVSQP comes from the coding sequence ATGCGCCGGTTTTCCCTGGCCTGGCGTCTGGGTGCAGCCCTCCTGGTCGGCCTTACGTGCGCGGCGCTCGGTGTGTCGGCGGCGGAAAAGCCGCAGCCGTGTCCGGAGCAGACCGCGATCGGCATGCCGGACTGGGTGCGGCACGCGGTCGTGTACGAGGTGAACATCCGCCAGTACTCGGAGGCGGGCACGTTGGCGGCGGTGACGGCCGACCTGCCGCGGATCCGGGGGCTGGGCGTGGATGTTCTCTGGCTGATGCCGATCCACCCGATCGGGGAGCAGAACCGGAAAGGGCCGCTCGGGAGCTACTACTCGATCCGAGACTATCTGGCCGTGAACCCGGAGTTCGGCACGAAGGAAGATTTCCGCCAGCTCGTGACGGCGGCGCACGCGCAGGGCCTGCGGGTGATCCTGGACTGGGTGGGGAACCACACCTCGTGGGACAACCCGATGGCGAAGGAGCATCCCGAGTACTATGTGCGCGACGCGAAGGGAGTCTTCCAGCCGCCGACGGGCTTTGATTGGACGGACGTGATCCAGCTCGATTTCGCGAACCCTGCGGTGCTCGAGGCGCAGTACGCGCAGATGGCGTATTGGGTGAAGGAATTCGGCGTGAACGGATATCGCTGCGACTTCGCGACGGGCGTGCCGACTTCGTATTGGGATGCGCTCTTCGCGAAGCTCCGCCAGTTGCGACCGGACCTGTTCCTGCTATCGGAATCCGAGCTGCCGCAGCACCAGCTGAAGGCGTTCAACGTCAACTATGCTTTTTCGATGGCGGAGACCTTTGACGCCGTGGCGCAAGGGCGGGCGGGAGTCTCCCATCTCGACGACAATCTCGCGGCGATGCGGGCGACGTTCCCGGCGGGGGCGGCGCGGCTGTACTACACCAGCAATCACGACCGCAACAGTTGGGACGGGACGGAGTTCGAGCGGCTCGGTGGCGGCGCGGCGCCGCTGGCGGTGCTGACGTACGTCATCGATGGCGTGCCGCTGATCTACAACGGGCAGGAGATCGGCCTCGATCGCCGGCTGCAGTTCTTTGAGCGCGACCCGATCGTGTGGCGCTCGCATCCGCTGACCGGCTTTTATCGCACGTTGAACCAGCTCAAGCGCACGCACCCGGCGCTCGCGACCGGTGCGGCGATGCGGCGCATCGCGACCACCCGCAACGATGCGCTCTACGCGCTGGTGCGCGAGGCGCAGGGACAGCGGGTCGTCGCGTTGCTCAACCTCACCGCCCGCGACGTGAACGACGTGACCGCCTATGATCCCGCGTTGGCGGGAAATTGGCAGGATGTGTTTACCAGCGAGAAGGTGACGTTCAAGGCGACGACGCCGCTGGCGCTGAAAGCGTGGCAGTTTCGCGTGCTGGTATCCCAGCCCTGA
- a CDS encoding polysaccharide lyase 6 family protein — MKWSSRFLIPVALALLLAVAAGAAEYAAGTTAELAALQRRLAPGDVVVLANGTWQNQALVLRGQGTEKAPITFRAARPGGVVLTGTSTLTIDGRWLVVSGFFVRGGSGPAAGITLRGEHNRLTETAMIGGTYKHFVRVFGVRNRIDHCQFEGKTSGEPTLQVESEPTGPNEHRIDHNYFGPRPPLGANGGETIRVGYSGQSMNVSRTLVEENLFEACDGEIEIISSKSCENVYRANTFRRCAGMLTLRHGNRCVVDGNFFLGEGKKHSGGVRIIGEGHVVVNNYVEAVDRGGFWITAGVPNSPLNRYFVAKDCIVAFNTVVDSAGPYLDLANGLGEGGRTLKPERITVANNLFVLGRGAQLTVGQAGADWRWEGNLVAPERGTEHMGPAIAAGVRGVADAGLVRGSDGLLRLRAGSVAIDAAVGVAGAVTTDFDGQSRGEKKDVGADEFSNAPVTQRPLTRADVGTAWKAEG, encoded by the coding sequence ATGAAATGGTCCTCCCGATTCCTCATCCCCGTGGCGTTGGCGCTGCTGCTTGCCGTCGCAGCGGGCGCGGCGGAGTACGCCGCGGGCACGACGGCGGAGCTGGCGGCGCTGCAGCGCCGGCTGGCGCCCGGCGACGTGGTCGTGCTCGCGAATGGCACCTGGCAGAACCAGGCGCTGGTGTTGCGCGGGCAGGGGACGGAGAAGGCCCCGATCACGTTTCGGGCGGCGCGCCCGGGCGGCGTGGTGCTGACAGGTACTTCGACGCTGACGATCGACGGCCGCTGGCTGGTGGTGAGCGGGTTCTTCGTGCGCGGCGGGAGCGGCCCGGCGGCGGGCATCACGCTGCGCGGCGAGCACAACCGGCTCACGGAGACCGCGATGATCGGCGGCACGTACAAGCACTTCGTGCGGGTGTTCGGGGTGAGAAACCGGATCGATCACTGCCAGTTCGAGGGCAAGACGAGCGGCGAGCCGACGCTGCAGGTGGAGTCCGAGCCAACCGGGCCGAACGAGCACCGGATTGACCACAATTACTTCGGTCCGCGGCCGCCGCTGGGGGCGAATGGCGGGGAGACGATCCGGGTCGGCTACAGCGGGCAGTCGATGAACGTGTCGCGAACGCTGGTGGAGGAGAACCTGTTCGAGGCGTGCGACGGCGAGATCGAGATCATCTCCAGCAAGTCGTGCGAGAATGTGTACCGGGCGAACACGTTTCGGCGCTGCGCCGGCATGCTGACGCTGCGGCATGGCAACCGCTGCGTGGTGGACGGCAATTTCTTCCTCGGCGAAGGCAAGAAGCACTCGGGCGGCGTGCGGATCATTGGCGAGGGGCACGTCGTCGTGAACAACTATGTCGAGGCGGTGGACCGCGGCGGGTTCTGGATCACCGCGGGCGTGCCGAATTCGCCGCTGAACCGGTACTTCGTGGCGAAGGATTGCATCGTGGCGTTCAACACCGTGGTGGACAGCGCCGGGCCGTATCTCGACCTGGCGAACGGGCTCGGCGAAGGCGGGCGCACCCTCAAACCGGAGCGGATCACGGTGGCGAACAACCTCTTCGTGCTGGGACGCGGCGCGCAGCTCACGGTGGGGCAGGCGGGTGCGGATTGGCGCTGGGAGGGAAATCTGGTCGCGCCGGAGCGCGGGACGGAGCACATGGGGCCGGCGATTGCGGCGGGCGTGCGTGGCGTCGCTGACGCCGGCCTCGTGCGAGGGAGCGATGGGCTGTTGCGACTGCGGGCCGGCAGCGTCGCGATCGACGCGGCGGTCGGGGTGGCGGGGGCGGTGACGACGGATTTCGACGGTCAGTCCCGAGGGGAGAAGAAGGACGTCGGCGCTGACGAGTTCTCGAACGCGCCGGTCACGCAGCGGCCGCTGACGCGTGCGGACGTGGGGACGGCGTGGAAAGCCGAAGGCTGA
- a CDS encoding TonB-dependent receptor plug domain-containing protein: protein MNTKYRTYLLLAGCAAALTTARAQGSPPNDEPVTLSPFTVSGASDKGYIASESMTGTRVATQIKDLPFSVNVLTSEFFEDFALFELNENVAYISSFTMLDQGGAYNLRGFNQTFQLRDGFFRLGRYGSSNIDRIEVIKGPNASIYGQSSPGGLINMISKRPKKRTAQKVSVSAGSYDTNREVLESTGPLGSGGRTFYVSTLGFYERGYETEMAQLRNKEFFTGVQHFFRDESSLLLQVEYVLREQHSPPAGAPEIYDSVTKQYTGIARNLGTLQELGPNSELNRGMFSATGVYEKTFNPVWSLRVGANYFRARRWDFNQNTVANQLTLPAMTMTRAAAPTKTVTREEGGGLQSDLLAHYWMANHRVENRDLLTFDFNDYYAHNPQWAVAGTDLAKWTPIRTFKVGDSIPFYLLPFDYAQARYNRNNKNRTTIFGGLFRHQSAFLDGRVLFYTGVRFDYVRFSLRDLVKGANARFLSRAWSPNVGVNVKATRNLAVYANRSNGFTPNAQQATASNILPNETSYGYDYGLKGSYLDDRLNFTVGGFYVVRRNVAVTELDELGLPHTVADGSHLVRGFEVDLNWRITEPLSVGGSWGHIDSRITDFGYQYMSVGRSPAKISPDNFGVYAKYNFLRGPLTGLSSNLGVTYVAATPLEGPAAGDTYVNGVYTGTNNQWQLKTWAYATVNLGVHYAFPPGRGKFRHRVGLNVNNLLDKEYITPTNVARVVGDRRSFYLQYTLSH from the coding sequence ATGAACACCAAGTACCGTACGTACCTCCTCCTGGCGGGCTGTGCCGCGGCCCTGACCACCGCGCGCGCCCAGGGTTCACCGCCCAACGACGAGCCAGTGACGCTTTCGCCGTTCACCGTATCCGGCGCATCGGACAAGGGCTACATCGCGTCGGAATCGATGACCGGCACGCGCGTGGCGACGCAGATCAAGGACCTGCCGTTCAGCGTGAACGTGCTGACGAGCGAGTTCTTCGAGGACTTCGCGCTGTTCGAGCTCAACGAGAACGTCGCCTACATCAGCTCGTTCACGATGCTGGACCAGGGCGGGGCGTACAACCTGCGGGGGTTCAACCAGACCTTTCAATTGCGCGACGGCTTCTTTCGGCTCGGGCGATACGGCTCGAGCAACATTGACCGCATCGAGGTGATCAAGGGTCCGAATGCGTCGATCTACGGCCAGTCGTCGCCGGGCGGCCTGATCAACATGATCTCGAAGCGGCCCAAGAAGCGCACGGCGCAGAAAGTCTCGGTGAGCGCGGGCAGCTATGACACGAACCGTGAGGTGCTCGAGTCGACCGGGCCGCTGGGCTCGGGCGGACGGACGTTCTACGTGAGCACGCTCGGCTTCTACGAGCGCGGCTATGAGACCGAGATGGCGCAGCTGCGGAACAAGGAGTTCTTCACGGGCGTGCAGCACTTCTTCCGGGACGAAAGCAGCCTGCTGCTGCAGGTGGAGTACGTCTTGCGCGAGCAGCATTCACCGCCCGCCGGCGCACCGGAAATCTACGACTCGGTGACGAAGCAATACACCGGCATCGCGCGGAACCTGGGCACGCTGCAGGAACTTGGGCCGAACAGTGAGCTGAACCGCGGCATGTTCTCGGCGACCGGCGTTTATGAGAAAACCTTCAACCCCGTCTGGAGCCTGCGCGTGGGCGCGAACTACTTCCGCGCGCGGCGCTGGGACTTCAACCAGAACACGGTGGCAAACCAGCTGACGCTGCCCGCGATGACGATGACGCGCGCGGCGGCGCCGACGAAGACGGTGACGCGCGAGGAGGGCGGCGGGCTGCAGAGCGACCTGCTGGCGCACTACTGGATGGCGAACCACCGGGTCGAGAACCGCGATCTGCTGACGTTCGATTTCAACGACTACTACGCGCACAATCCGCAGTGGGCGGTGGCGGGCACCGATCTCGCGAAATGGACCCCGATCCGCACCTTCAAGGTCGGCGATTCGATCCCGTTCTACCTGCTGCCGTTCGACTACGCACAGGCCCGCTACAACCGGAACAACAAGAACCGTACCACGATTTTCGGTGGGCTGTTCCGGCACCAGTCGGCGTTCCTCGACGGGCGCGTGCTCTTCTACACCGGCGTACGTTTCGACTACGTGCGCTTCAGCCTGCGCGATCTCGTAAAGGGCGCGAACGCGCGGTTTCTCTCGCGGGCGTGGTCACCGAACGTGGGCGTCAACGTGAAGGCGACGCGGAACCTCGCAGTGTACGCGAATCGCAGCAATGGCTTTACGCCAAACGCGCAGCAGGCGACGGCGTCGAACATCCTGCCGAACGAGACGTCCTACGGCTACGACTACGGCCTGAAGGGTTCGTACCTCGACGACCGGCTCAACTTCACGGTTGGTGGATTCTACGTCGTCCGCCGCAACGTCGCGGTGACCGAACTCGATGAGCTGGGCCTGCCTCACACCGTCGCTGACGGCAGTCATCTCGTCCGCGGGTTTGAGGTGGACCTCAACTGGCGGATCACCGAGCCGCTGAGCGTGGGTGGCAGCTGGGGGCACATCGATTCACGCATCACCGATTTCGGCTACCAGTACATGTCGGTGGGGCGTTCACCCGCGAAGATCTCGCCGGACAACTTTGGCGTGTATGCCAAATACAACTTCCTGCGCGGGCCGTTGACCGGGCTGTCGAGCAATCTCGGCGTCACCTACGTGGCGGCGACGCCGCTCGAGGGGCCGGCGGCAGGCGACACGTATGTGAATGGCGTGTACACCGGCACGAACAACCAGTGGCAGCTGAAGACCTGGGCGTACGCGACGGTGAACCTGGGCGTGCACTACGCGTTTCCGCCGGGACGCGGGAAGTTTCGGCACCGGGTCGGGCTGAACGTGAACAACCTCCTCGACAAGGAGTACATCACGCCGACGAACGTGGCACGCGTGGTGGGCGATCGCCGGTCGTTCTACCTGCAATACACCCTGTCCCACTGA
- a CDS encoding energy transducer TonB codes for MSKSSLSVLFAASLLAACTASAQSLTATTSANKPPAPVSVVNPTGLPPWAQDMVLEIYVTIDEQGVPHDISFKGWVPDNLQAQLLPVFAKWRFSPKIENGQPVAGRFLLPIRLITAEAS; via the coding sequence ATGTCCAAATCCTCCCTGTCCGTTCTCTTCGCCGCCAGCCTGCTGGCGGCCTGCACCGCGTCCGCCCAGTCGCTCACCGCGACCACTTCGGCCAACAAGCCGCCGGCGCCGGTGTCCGTCGTCAACCCGACCGGCCTGCCGCCTTGGGCGCAGGACATGGTGCTCGAAATCTACGTGACGATCGACGAGCAGGGCGTGCCGCACGACATCAGCTTCAAAGGCTGGGTGCCGGACAATCTGCAGGCGCAGCTCCTGCCCGTCTTCGCCAAGTGGCGGTTCTCCCCGAAAATCGAAAACGGCCAGCCCGTGGCCGGCCGCTTCCTGCTGCCGATCCGGTTGATCACCGCAGAGGCGAGCTGA
- a CDS encoding sensor histidine kinase, producing the protein MRTLFHPRPSPRPRLSWRARVGAASWLMVVLALPLGAAGWADEDSGRYLFENYAGTAGLPGSVVTAVAQGRDGYIWVGTTSGLARFDGVRFVSFRAADTPGLGGDLIHALLVDADGALWIGSDAGLTRVRGGKFEPVNPTPVAVRAVARGAAGEVWAGTVGRGLWVVRGGEWSRPEIAGLPAEAKIRALHADADGRLWVALERERGVWRVERGVARPYDGDNPFFGEILTIAEQPRGTLWFGTQRAGLFRLRDGALNRIVTEAGGGTLPVRQVMAGRDGKVWLAAGALLRMADPAQPRPVVVTGVPNRNVRVLAEDAEGGLWLGAGAEGLARMHPMPYRLLARPEGLPQENVKNVAQDAAGDLWVSVRGHGILRLSPDGTVRDAVEEGLPQSDPAVVWPARDGSVWAGISSHLWVRREGLWRQHTDLRFVRGLFEDAAGAMWIGTDEMGLFRWRYEKLDEVRTADGAHIAAATAFATAPDQTLYVGTWRGGLYRVRGDNAEPVRIGGGARGAEVRAVHVDAEGRLWVGLNGRGLAVGEGGRWTNPAALTAALGGQVSAIIEDGRGRIWFGTLAGILWAWKAELLPWLRDGGGAPPLHAIAAGDEVRSLPVWSGGQPVAWRAADGGLLFATRRGVVAIDPARTFRNDVPPPILLERVLVDRQPAPPGAAVRLPPGMRSLAFEYTAPSFVQPETVGFSVRLEGYDPDWVDVGNRRSAFYGALPPGEYTFRVRARNGDGVWSTRAAAMQVVQLPHFYETLWFRVLVVAALAAAGWGAYLWSHRQLRLRLERLERERAMEAERRRIAQDLHDDLGASLTEIGLYAEHARRAPAEADRGLEAVGQRVRSLAASLDAIVWAVNPANDSLDQLVSYVAELFQELFRASGIRARLEVVGDVPRYPLSAEERSHLFLTAKEAMHNVLKHSGAREAWLRIAWREERLTLVVEDNGSGFDPAAGRAGGNGLANMRSRIARVGGTIDWQSGPGGTRVIVTTAFPGRKPLPDSGSPRSFS; encoded by the coding sequence TTGCGTACCCTGTTTCACCCACGTCCTTCGCCCCGTCCGCGGCTTTCCTGGCGGGCCAGGGTTGGCGCGGCCAGCTGGCTGATGGTGGTCCTGGCGCTGCCGCTTGGGGCGGCAGGTTGGGCGGACGAGGACTCCGGACGCTACTTGTTCGAGAATTACGCCGGTACGGCGGGGCTGCCAGGCAGCGTGGTGACGGCGGTGGCGCAGGGACGGGACGGATACATCTGGGTGGGCACAACCTCAGGCTTGGCGCGGTTTGATGGCGTGCGATTCGTGAGCTTTCGCGCGGCCGACACGCCGGGGTTGGGGGGCGACTTGATCCACGCCTTGCTGGTGGACGCGGACGGCGCGCTCTGGATTGGCTCGGATGCGGGTCTGACCCGAGTGCGGGGCGGAAAATTCGAGCCGGTGAACCCGACTCCCGTGGCGGTGCGCGCGGTGGCCCGGGGAGCGGCGGGCGAGGTGTGGGCGGGGACGGTGGGACGCGGGTTGTGGGTGGTTCGCGGCGGCGAGTGGAGCCGGCCTGAGATTGCGGGTTTGCCGGCGGAGGCAAAAATCCGCGCGCTGCACGCCGACGCCGACGGCCGCCTCTGGGTCGCGCTGGAGCGCGAACGCGGTGTGTGGCGGGTCGAACGCGGCGTCGCCCGGCCCTACGACGGGGACAATCCGTTCTTCGGGGAAATTCTGACGATCGCCGAACAGCCGCGCGGCACGCTGTGGTTTGGTACGCAGCGCGCCGGGCTGTTTCGGCTGCGCGACGGAGCGCTGAACAGGATCGTTACCGAGGCGGGCGGGGGAACGTTGCCGGTCCGGCAAGTGATGGCGGGGCGGGACGGAAAGGTCTGGCTCGCGGCGGGCGCGCTCCTGCGCATGGCCGACCCGGCGCAACCGCGGCCTGTGGTCGTCACCGGCGTGCCCAATCGCAATGTGCGCGTGCTGGCGGAGGACGCCGAAGGCGGACTGTGGCTGGGGGCGGGGGCGGAGGGCCTGGCGCGGATGCACCCGATGCCGTATCGCCTGCTCGCACGGCCGGAAGGCCTGCCGCAGGAAAACGTGAAGAACGTCGCGCAGGATGCGGCGGGCGACCTCTGGGTCAGTGTGCGCGGCCACGGCATCCTGCGGTTGAGTCCCGACGGCACGGTGCGCGACGCGGTGGAGGAGGGACTGCCCCAATCGGACCCGGCGGTGGTCTGGCCGGCGCGGGATGGCTCGGTCTGGGCGGGAATCAGTTCACACCTCTGGGTGCGGCGGGAGGGGCTCTGGCGGCAGCACACCGACCTGCGTTTCGTGCGCGGGCTCTTCGAGGACGCGGCGGGTGCGATGTGGATCGGCACCGATGAGATGGGGCTCTTCCGCTGGCGGTACGAGAAGCTGGATGAAGTGCGGACCGCGGACGGCGCGCACATTGCCGCGGCCACGGCTTTTGCCACGGCGCCGGATCAAACCCTTTATGTCGGCACCTGGCGCGGCGGTCTGTATCGAGTTCGAGGTGACAACGCGGAGCCGGTGCGCATCGGCGGCGGAGCGCGGGGCGCCGAAGTCCGGGCGGTGCATGTGGACGCGGAAGGTCGCCTCTGGGTGGGCCTGAACGGCCGGGGGCTCGCGGTGGGCGAGGGCGGCCGCTGGACCAATCCCGCGGCGTTGACGGCGGCGCTGGGCGGGCAGGTTTCGGCCATCATCGAGGATGGCCGGGGCCGGATCTGGTTCGGCACCTTGGCCGGTATCCTGTGGGCCTGGAAGGCGGAGTTGCTGCCGTGGCTGCGGGACGGGGGAGGCGCACCGCCGCTGCATGCGATCGCGGCGGGCGACGAGGTACGCTCGCTGCCCGTGTGGTCGGGCGGGCAGCCCGTGGCGTGGCGGGCGGCGGATGGCGGACTGTTGTTCGCGACCCGGCGGGGCGTGGTGGCAATCGATCCGGCGCGGACATTCCGCAACGACGTGCCGCCACCGATCCTGCTGGAACGGGTGCTGGTGGACCGGCAGCCGGCGCCGCCGGGGGCGGCGGTGCGCCTGCCGCCGGGCATGCGGTCGCTGGCGTTTGAATACACGGCGCCCAGTTTCGTACAGCCGGAGACCGTGGGGTTCTCCGTGCGGCTCGAAGGCTATGATCCCGACTGGGTGGACGTCGGCAATCGCCGGAGCGCGTTTTACGGGGCGTTGCCGCCCGGCGAATACACGTTCCGGGTCCGGGCGCGCAACGGCGACGGCGTGTGGAGCACGCGCGCCGCCGCGATGCAGGTCGTTCAGTTGCCGCACTTCTACGAGACGCTCTGGTTCCGGGTTCTCGTCGTGGCCGCTCTTGCCGCGGCGGGTTGGGGCGCGTACCTCTGGTCCCATCGTCAACTGCGACTGCGGCTGGAGCGGCTGGAGCGCGAGCGGGCGATGGAGGCCGAACGCCGGCGGATCGCGCAGGACCTGCATGACGACCTCGGCGCGAGCCTCACGGAGATCGGGCTGTACGCGGAACATGCCCGGCGGGCGCCGGCCGAGGCCGACCGCGGCCTCGAGGCGGTTGGCCAGCGGGTCCGTTCCCTGGCCGCGTCGCTTGACGCCATCGTGTGGGCGGTGAATCCGGCCAACGATTCCCTGGACCAGTTGGTTTCCTACGTGGCCGAGCTCTTCCAGGAGCTCTTTCGCGCCAGCGGCATTCGCGCGCGGCTGGAGGTGGTGGGTGACGTGCCACGCTACCCGTTGTCGGCCGAGGAGCGCTCGCACCTTTTCCTCACCGCGAAGGAGGCGATGCACAACGTGCTGAAGCATTCCGGCGCGCGGGAAGCCTGGCTGCGGATCGCGTGGCGGGAGGAGCGACTGACGCTCGTGGTCGAGGACAACGGCTCCGGTTTCGACCCGGCGGCGGGCCGCGCCGGGGGCAACGGCCTCGCCAACATGCGCTCCCGGATTGCGCGGGTCGGCGGCACGATCGACTGGCAGTCCGGGCCCGGCGGCACGCGCGTCATCGTCACGACGGCCTTCCCCGGGCGGAAACCATTGCCGGACTCCGGCTCGCCCCGCTCTTTCTCGTGA
- a CDS encoding AraC family transcriptional regulator, which yields MNAVFDARALSHQDRAEMRQIFELWIKQVEHGHLRLRIPHEARPVHDLKGMHYHYRPEIFLQIHGQTNFRFPREQFEVGPGEMCVVPAGVPHGETVQRETAHPFRNLVVGFYNNTISLHFAHEASPGRPDIQAIEFFDAPNLDVFLTLTNSLVHAHVMQAPARAAVVKGLLLALLGLFRNIVETGAGSLNSDIGKVFQAKCFVREQFSNANLRVQDIAANLGCSADYLSHLFHTETKERLTHYIQRIRIEGAILALETTGLNISEIAYASGFADPAYFARVFKQHKGVSPQEFRTQLDAQRNRRESQPKTVYEDRLDFTHGQPCSAR from the coding sequence ATGAACGCCGTTTTCGATGCCCGGGCCTTGAGCCACCAGGATCGCGCCGAGATGCGCCAGATCTTCGAACTGTGGATCAAACAGGTGGAGCATGGCCACCTGCGGCTGCGGATTCCGCACGAGGCGCGGCCGGTGCACGACCTCAAGGGAATGCACTATCATTACCGGCCGGAGATTTTCCTGCAGATCCACGGGCAGACGAATTTTCGGTTTCCACGGGAGCAGTTTGAGGTCGGGCCCGGCGAGATGTGCGTGGTGCCGGCCGGCGTGCCGCACGGCGAGACGGTGCAGCGCGAGACGGCGCATCCGTTCCGCAATCTGGTCGTGGGCTTCTACAACAACACGATCAGCCTGCATTTCGCGCACGAGGCGTCGCCCGGGCGGCCGGACATCCAGGCGATCGAGTTCTTCGACGCGCCCAATCTCGACGTCTTTCTCACGCTGACCAACAGCCTGGTCCACGCTCACGTCATGCAGGCGCCGGCGCGGGCGGCGGTCGTCAAGGGGCTGCTCCTCGCGCTGCTCGGGCTCTTCCGCAACATCGTCGAGACCGGCGCGGGGAGCCTGAACAGCGACATCGGGAAGGTTTTCCAGGCGAAGTGCTTTGTCCGGGAGCAGTTCTCCAACGCGAACCTGCGCGTGCAGGACATCGCGGCGAACCTTGGGTGCTCGGCCGACTACCTGTCGCACCTGTTCCACACCGAGACGAAGGAACGGCTCACGCACTACATTCAGCGTATCCGGATTGAGGGTGCGATCCTCGCGCTCGAGACCACGGGCCTGAACATCTCCGAGATCGCCTACGCCAGCGGCTTCGCGGATCCGGCGTATTTCGCGCGCGTGTTCAAGCAGCACAAGGGCGTGTCGCCGCAGGAATTTCGGACGCAGCTCGATGCGCAGCGCAACCGGCGCGAGTCGCAGCCGAAGACCGTGTACGAGGACCGGCTCGACTTCACCCACGGCCAGCCCTGTTCGGCGCGCTGA
- a CDS encoding response regulator transcription factor: protein MNPITVAIVEDNAAFCASLEQIINASASCRCVCASRNAGDGLRAIARHRPQVVVMDINLPDLTGIECTARLKRQQPELQILILTVYNDARQIFRALEAGASGYLLKRSTPEEIVRAIVDVQAGGAPMSAEIARKVVQSFQQPAARAEEIAALTPRESEILQLLAEGHASKEIADEIGVSYTTVCTHLGNIYGKLQVRSRTAAVAKYLQSDKRTSGV from the coding sequence GTGAATCCGATCACCGTCGCCATCGTGGAAGACAACGCCGCGTTCTGCGCCTCGCTGGAGCAGATCATCAACGCCTCGGCCTCGTGCCGCTGCGTCTGCGCCAGCCGGAATGCCGGCGATGGGCTGCGCGCCATCGCGCGCCACCGGCCACAGGTGGTGGTGATGGACATCAATCTGCCGGACCTGACCGGGATCGAGTGCACGGCGCGGCTGAAGCGGCAGCAGCCGGAGCTGCAGATCCTGATTCTCACGGTGTACAACGACGCCCGGCAGATTTTTCGGGCCTTGGAGGCCGGCGCGAGCGGCTACCTGTTGAAGCGCTCCACGCCGGAGGAGATTGTGCGCGCGATCGTGGACGTGCAGGCCGGCGGCGCGCCGATGAGCGCGGAGATCGCGCGCAAAGTGGTGCAATCGTTCCAGCAGCCGGCGGCGCGCGCGGAGGAGATCGCGGCGCTCACGCCGCGGGAAAGCGAGATCCTGCAGCTCCTGGCCGAGGGGCATGCCAGCAAGGAGATCGCGGATGAAATCGGGGTGAGCTACACGACGGTCTGCACGCACCTCGGCAACATCTACGGCAAGCTCCAGGTGCGCTCGCGCACCGCCGCGGTGGCGAAGTACCTGCAGAGCGACAAGCGGACCTCCGGTGTCTGA